The following are encoded together in the Nocardioides sp. Arc9.136 genome:
- a CDS encoding iron-siderophore ABC transporter substrate-binding protein has translation MTSLRPLNRRRRLSRLALPVGALLLALPLAACGSESDSEETAGDAPAEETFEPVTIDHAFGSTEIDEEPERVATWGWGSGDAALALGVVPVAMPEYSYGADEAGRMPWQTEALEELGGEEPALLSETAEPPFEEIAEAAPDLILANYSGITEADYEKLSKIAPTVAYPDQPWATPWREVITTVGEALGKADEAEQVLADIDAEVAAAAEEHPEFEGKTIAAVAVDPSAFYVYRGADPRVEFLEDLGFTLAPSVDELDTEETTFYYTVSTEEVDKLGSDVLVSYSPTEEAAAEVDKSAAAKAMQQFQDGTVARVVGESLVSSVSPPTALSLTWGLDDFVEALVPAVEKADAAG, from the coding sequence GTGACGTCCCTTCGTCCCCTGAACCGGCGCCGCCGGCTGTCCCGCCTGGCGTTGCCCGTCGGCGCCCTCCTGCTCGCCCTGCCGCTCGCCGCGTGCGGCTCGGAGTCGGACTCCGAGGAGACGGCCGGTGACGCCCCCGCCGAGGAGACCTTCGAGCCGGTGACCATCGACCACGCCTTCGGCTCCACCGAGATCGACGAGGAGCCCGAGCGCGTCGCCACCTGGGGCTGGGGCAGCGGCGACGCCGCGCTGGCCCTCGGTGTCGTGCCGGTCGCCATGCCGGAGTACTCCTACGGGGCCGACGAGGCCGGCCGGATGCCGTGGCAGACCGAGGCGCTCGAGGAGCTCGGCGGCGAGGAGCCGGCGCTGCTCAGCGAGACCGCCGAGCCGCCGTTCGAGGAGATCGCCGAGGCCGCGCCCGACCTGATCCTCGCCAACTACTCCGGCATCACCGAGGCCGACTACGAGAAGCTCTCGAAGATCGCCCCGACCGTGGCCTACCCCGACCAGCCGTGGGCCACCCCGTGGCGCGAGGTGATCACCACCGTCGGTGAGGCGCTCGGCAAGGCCGACGAGGCCGAGCAGGTGCTCGCCGACATCGACGCCGAGGTCGCCGCCGCCGCCGAGGAGCACCCCGAGTTCGAGGGCAAGACCATCGCCGCGGTCGCCGTCGACCCGTCGGCCTTCTACGTCTACCGCGGTGCGGACCCGCGCGTGGAGTTCCTCGAGGACCTCGGCTTCACCCTCGCCCCGAGCGTCGACGAGCTCGACACCGAGGAGACGACCTTCTACTACACGGTCTCCACCGAAGAGGTCGACAAGCTCGGCTCCGACGTCCTGGTCTCGTACTCGCCGACCGAGGAGGCCGCCGCGGAGGTCGACAAGAGCGCGGCCGCCAAGGCCATGCAGCAGTTCCAGGACGGCACCGTGGCCCGGGTCGTGGGCGAGTCCCTCGTCTCCTCGGTCTCCCCGCCGACCGCGCTGTCGCTGACCTGGGGGCTCGACGACTTCGTCGAGGCCCTCGTGCCGGCCGTCGAGAAGGCCGACGCCGCGGGCTGA
- a CDS encoding serine/threonine-protein kinase, giving the protein MTTQQAVVGDYTLLTKIGEGGMGVVHLARSPEGDRVALKVLRPHIVGDDEARQRLAREVSSLSRVRSRWVAEIVDADPWAVVPFVATRYVPGLSLHDHVVEEGPITGADLTWFAASLAEGLASVHAAGVLHRDVKPSNVLMEGRTPILIDFGLARVADDPKLTHTGWLLGTPGYLAPEILYGDDATTASDVHSWAATVAYAGTGRPPFGRGPSMAVMDRVRRGEHDVSGLPGDLAAVVEAALDPEPERRPTLDQLLAWLRPQVGRGRRVPPPVLEPEPEPVLEPAIETLPVMLDRPDADGTHTRPFETLVDHDAREAGQEPTVHDWDVAEYVVPRTSVGERFRRGTLLLGGALATGAGFAAYPWVATALTLVLVWLLRSGSLAASKAGDRRRLRGRKWYDGVLLLLGAPWDLVRSIPGTVVLLLWSLGLALAGGLLCYAVAASVPVTLFVCGTLLAGALWLGPGGSRIRSPLSRVVDPTARGVRGWLAGLVAVAVLGCGLGALVEASGTSWAPDDGRPFADLSVPDGGLLGGS; this is encoded by the coding sequence GTGACGACGCAGCAGGCGGTGGTGGGGGACTACACCCTGCTCACCAAGATCGGCGAGGGCGGCATGGGCGTCGTCCACCTGGCCCGGAGCCCCGAGGGGGACCGGGTCGCGCTCAAGGTGCTGCGGCCGCACATCGTCGGCGACGACGAGGCGCGGCAGCGGCTCGCCCGCGAGGTCAGCTCGCTGTCCCGCGTCCGCTCCCGCTGGGTCGCCGAGATCGTCGACGCCGACCCGTGGGCGGTCGTGCCGTTCGTCGCGACGCGCTACGTCCCCGGTCTCTCCCTGCACGACCACGTCGTGGAGGAGGGGCCGATCACCGGCGCCGACCTCACCTGGTTCGCCGCCTCGCTCGCCGAGGGGCTCGCCTCGGTCCACGCCGCCGGGGTGCTGCACCGCGACGTGAAGCCCTCGAACGTCCTGATGGAGGGCCGCACGCCGATCCTCATCGACTTCGGCCTGGCCCGCGTCGCCGACGACCCGAAGCTGACCCACACCGGCTGGCTGCTCGGCACGCCCGGCTACCTCGCGCCGGAGATCCTGTACGGCGACGACGCGACGACCGCCTCCGACGTCCACTCCTGGGCGGCGACCGTCGCCTACGCCGGCACCGGCCGCCCGCCCTTCGGCCGCGGCCCGTCGATGGCGGTCATGGACCGCGTGCGGCGCGGGGAGCACGACGTCTCCGGACTGCCCGGCGACCTCGCCGCCGTCGTCGAGGCCGCCCTCGACCCCGAGCCGGAGCGGCGGCCCACCCTCGACCAGCTGCTCGCCTGGCTGCGGCCGCAGGTCGGGCGCGGGCGACGCGTCCCCCCGCCCGTCCTCGAGCCCGAGCCCGAGCCGGTGCTCGAGCCGGCGATCGAGACCCTGCCGGTGATGCTGGACCGGCCCGACGCCGACGGCACCCACACCCGCCCGTTCGAGACCCTGGTGGACCACGACGCCCGCGAGGCGGGCCAGGAGCCGACGGTCCACGACTGGGACGTCGCGGAGTACGTCGTCCCGCGGACCTCGGTCGGCGAGCGGTTCCGCCGCGGGACGCTCCTGCTCGGCGGCGCCCTGGCCACCGGCGCCGGCTTCGCGGCGTACCCCTGGGTCGCGACGGCGCTCACCCTCGTCCTGGTCTGGCTGCTGCGCAGCGGCTCCCTGGCCGCGAGCAAGGCCGGCGACCGCCGGCGCCTGCGCGGCCGCAAGTGGTACGACGGCGTGCTGCTGCTCCTGGGGGCGCCGTGGGACCTGGTGCGCTCGATCCCCGGCACCGTCGTGCTCCTGCTGTGGAGCCTCGGGCTCGCCCTTGCCGGCGGCCTGCTCTGCTACGCCGTGGCGGCGTCGGTGCCGGTGACCCTGTTCGTCTGCGGGACGCTGCTGGCCGGTGCGCTCTGGCTCGGCCCCGGTGGCTCCCGCATCCGCTCGCCGCTGTCGCGCGTCGTCGACCCCACAGCGCGCGGCGTGCGCGGCTGGCTCGCCGGGCTGGTCGCGGTGGCCGTGCTCGGTTGCGGCCTGGGTGCGCTCGTCGAGGCCTCCGGCACCTCCTGGGCGCCGGACGACGGCCGCCCGTTCGCCGACCTCTCGGTGCCGGACGGTGGGCTGCTCGGCGGGTCCTGA
- a CDS encoding GH92 family glycosyl hydrolase, which produces MRWRRTAGTAALLVALPALSLVPPASCAGAVGQPQPDLTQPELPQPDLTTGTGGAPPWSSGATTPAAARPFGMVQLGPDTTADATGGTPSATASGYAATDTHVRGFSPTHLSGAGCPAFGDVPVLPWTGRAPADPSAATVALDRASERSAPGWYRVRLANGVTASLAADDRSGLAAYRFPRGAAPRLVVKADGSLAGTSAARVRLVGRREVVVRATSGGFCGTPTTYDVHVRLRLDRPIASVRRWPGGVVLRLDRPTDGRGRRGRTVRTQVAVSFADAAGARGNLVADAPGWSVERLRAEAARAWDAELGRVAATGGTTAQRTTLRTALYHVLLHPTTVSDADGRYPGFDGRVHRVAAGHRRYTAATAWDAYRTHTPLLAWLRPDVASDLVTSLLAAAREGGWMPRWPLVAQDTLVMSGDSAAPLAAAAHAYGAREFDLPGVVDALVRQATVPTPARPGLAAQLERGWVPGDASTTLEHAVDDFAVARLATAAGRGRDAAGLLARSGWWRHLLDPARRVLAPRAADGSFPGSGWDPSSCCTGFQEGTATQYTWFVPHDMAGLLAALGTRSEVLARLDDLHAELDAGAGRHAWLGNQPSLLTPWAHLWLGEPARTQDVVARALEQLWRPGPTGLPGNDDLGGLSAWYVWAALGLQPLVPGTDVTALGRPLFDEVVVRPLGGTATRLVRRGDGRHVAAVTVDGRAHTSTWLGLGPGRPRTVVVDTTDADRPAWGTRPEDVPPSYGG; this is translated from the coding sequence CCGGAGGGGCCCCGCCGTGGTCCAGCGGTGCCACGACGCCCGCGGCGGCCCGTCCGTTCGGCATGGTCCAGCTGGGGCCGGACACGACCGCCGACGCGACGGGCGGGACGCCGTCGGCGACGGCCTCGGGGTACGCCGCCACCGACACCCACGTCCGCGGCTTCTCCCCCACCCACCTCTCCGGGGCGGGCTGCCCTGCGTTCGGGGACGTCCCGGTGCTGCCGTGGACCGGCCGCGCGCCCGCCGACCCCTCCGCGGCGACCGTCGCGCTGGACCGGGCGAGCGAGCGCTCGGCACCCGGGTGGTACCGCGTCCGGCTGGCCAACGGCGTCACCGCCTCCCTCGCCGCCGACGACCGCTCGGGACTGGCCGCCTACCGGTTCCCCCGCGGCGCCGCACCGCGGCTGGTGGTCAAGGCCGACGGCAGCCTGGCCGGCACGAGCGCGGCCCGGGTGCGGCTGGTGGGCCGCCGCGAGGTGGTGGTGCGGGCGACCAGCGGGGGGTTCTGCGGCACCCCCACGACGTACGACGTGCACGTGCGGCTGCGCCTGGACCGCCCGATCGCCTCGGTCCGGCGCTGGCCCGGCGGGGTCGTCCTGCGCCTCGACCGCCCCACGGACGGCCGGGGCCGCCGGGGCCGCACGGTGCGCACCCAGGTCGCGGTGTCCTTCGCCGACGCCGCCGGCGCCCGCGGCAACCTCGTGGCCGACGCACCGGGCTGGTCGGTCGAGCGGCTGCGCGCCGAGGCCGCCCGCGCGTGGGACGCCGAGCTCGGCCGGGTCGCCGCGACCGGCGGGACGACCGCCCAGCGCACGACGCTGCGCACCGCGCTGTACCACGTGCTGCTGCACCCCACGACGGTCAGCGACGCCGACGGCCGCTACCCCGGCTTCGACGGCCGGGTGCACCGGGTGGCGGCGGGCCACCGGCGCTACACGGCGGCGACCGCCTGGGACGCCTACCGCACCCACACCCCGCTGCTGGCCTGGCTGCGGCCCGACGTCGCCTCGGACCTGGTGACCAGCCTGCTCGCGGCGGCGCGGGAGGGCGGCTGGATGCCCCGGTGGCCGCTGGTCGCCCAGGACACCCTCGTGATGTCGGGCGACTCCGCCGCGCCGCTGGCCGCCGCGGCACATGCCTACGGCGCCCGAGAGTTCGACCTCCCCGGCGTCGTGGACGCCCTGGTCCGCCAGGCGACCGTCCCGACGCCCGCACGCCCCGGCCTCGCCGCGCAGCTCGAGCGCGGCTGGGTGCCCGGGGACGCCTCGACGACGCTCGAGCACGCGGTGGACGACTTCGCCGTCGCCCGGCTGGCCACGGCGGCGGGCCGCGGCCGCGACGCCGCCGGCCTGCTGGCCCGCAGCGGCTGGTGGCGCCACCTGCTCGACCCGGCGCGCCGGGTGCTGGCGCCGCGCGCCGCCGACGGCTCGTTCCCGGGCTCCGGCTGGGACCCCTCGTCCTGCTGCACGGGGTTCCAGGAGGGCACGGCCACGCAGTACACGTGGTTCGTCCCGCACGACATGGCCGGCCTGCTCGCGGCTCTCGGGACCCGCTCCGAGGTCCTCGCCCGTCTCGACGACCTCCACGCCGAGCTGGACGCGGGCGCCGGCCGGCACGCCTGGCTGGGCAACCAGCCGAGCCTGCTGACGCCGTGGGCCCACCTGTGGCTGGGCGAGCCGGCGCGCACCCAGGACGTCGTGGCCCGGGCGCTGGAGCAGCTGTGGCGTCCCGGACCGACGGGGCTGCCCGGGAACGACGACCTCGGCGGGCTGTCGGCGTGGTACGTCTGGGCGGCGCTCGGCCTGCAGCCGCTCGTGCCCGGGACCGACGTCACCGCGCTGGGCCGGCCGCTCTTCGACGAGGTCGTCGTGCGACCGCTCGGGGGCACCGCCACCCGGCTGGTGCGGCGCGGCGACGGCCGCCACGTCGCTGCCGTCACCGTCGACGGCCGGGCCCACACCTCGACGTGGCTCGGCCTGGGGCCGGGTCGCCCGCGCACGGTCGTCGTCGACACCACCGACGCCGACCGGCCTGCCTGGGGCACCCGCCCCGAGGACGTCCCGCCCTCGTACGGCGGCTGA